In Nicotiana tabacum cultivar K326 chromosome 19, ASM71507v2, whole genome shotgun sequence, one DNA window encodes the following:
- the LOC107818202 gene encoding uncharacterized protein LOC107818202: protein MRSDPNTKNFDALYEFHQERGHKTEDCIALRQEVVNMLPQGHLKELLSDKGRSNFIRGREHQGPPKPPSPARTINMIIGGSDDTSINSVKFTTTHKVKRSITRERYDRLEESIIFDEFDADGLSFLNNDALVITLCILDTNVKRIMMDDGSGACIIHPPVLTQMRLEDKIVSRCIMLTYFNNEVEQTSREITLPVLAGGVTLETTFHIMN, encoded by the coding sequence ATGAGATCTGATCCGAACACCAAAAATTTCGACGCCCTCTATGAGTTCCACCAAGAACGTGGGcacaaaacagaagattgcatCGCCCTCAGACAAGAAGTCGTAAACATGCTACCGCAGGGACACCTCAAAGAGCTGTTAAGCGACAAGGGGAGAAGCAACTTCATCAGAGGACGTGAACACCAAGGTCCGCCGAAGCCGCCATCACCAGCTCGTactatcaacatgatcatcggcggcagcGATGACACCTCTATCAATAgtgtgaagttcaccaccactCACAAGGTCAAGCGATCTATCACCCGCGAACGGTACGAcagactcgaagaaagtatcatcttcgatgagTTCGATGCCGACGGTTTGTCTTTCCTTAATAATGATGCCCTCGTTATTACTTTATGCATTTTAGATACTAATGTCAAACGTATCATGATGGACGATGGAAGTGGGGCATGCATTATCCATCCCCCAGTCCTCACCCAAAtgagactcgaggataagatagtgtcgcGCTGCATCATGCTAACATATTTTAATAATGAAGTTGAGCAGACGTCAAGGGAAATTACGCTCCCCGTATTGGCCGGCGGAGTAACTCTGGAGACGACATTCCATATCATGAACTAG